In Desulfoferula mesophila, the genomic window GAACTCATCGGAGGCCTTTTTCATCTTGTCCTCCATGATGAGCAGATCCTTGGTGCGCGCCCCGATGATGCTGATGACCTTGTTGCCCGCCTGGTGGAAGCCCCGGGTGATGGGGTGCAGCACGGCCACGCCGGTGCCGCCGCCCACGCAAATGACGGTGCCTTTTTTCTCGATGGGGGTGGGGGTGCCCAGGGGACCGGCGATGTCCATGATGGCGTCCATCACCTCCAGGCTCTTGAGCAGGGCGGTGGTCTTGCCCACCACCTGGTAGATGATGGTGATGGTGCCCCGGTTGGGGTCGGTGTCGGCCATGGTCAGCGGGATGCGTTCTCCGGTCTCGTTGACGCGCAGAATGACGAACTGGCCCGGTTTGGCCTTGGCGGCGATGCGTGGAGCCTCGATCTCGTTCTCCACCACCGTGCCCTGGGCCAACACCCTCTTGGCTAGGATCTTGTACATGGACTCTCCTCGACGTTTCGTAATATGAGACCC contains:
- a CDS encoding sulfide/dihydroorotate dehydrogenase-like FAD/NAD-binding protein produces the protein MYKILAKRVLAQGTVVENEIEAPRIAAKAKPGQFVILRVNETGERIPLTMADTDPNRGTITIIYQVVGKTTALLKSLEVMDAIMDIAGPLGTPTPIEKKGTVICVGGGTGVAVLHPITRGFHQAGNKVISIIGARTKDLLIMEDKMKKASDEFYVCTDDGSYGHHGFVTDVLREQLTKLGSEVKEAVCIGPVPMMKFCSKVTEEYGVPTMVSLNAIMVDGTGMCGCCRVQVGGETKFACVDGPEFDAHKVDFEGLSKRLTAYVPQERQAMDRYEQKCACETKGK